A single window of Sphingobacterium sp. ML3W DNA harbors:
- a CDS encoding AcvB/VirJ family lysyl-phosphatidylglycerol hydrolase, protein MNKILMKGNRLGLFILLFFIKITVMGQQNDNILKIWNNNGHSPVVLYLSGDGGFNSFSTRYCELLGREGYTVGAVNSKSFFWDKKSPDQIAKELSGSLDKLLVGRKNQMVYFVGYSFGADVIPFLVNKLTGEWKQRLQAVALLEPSTSTDLEIHVSDLFGRSSVKRSMDVIAEINKMVGVRTAILLGEDEISFPMKHIRLPNLEAIYLKGNHHFDGNAADVVKATVKHFSFK, encoded by the coding sequence ATGAATAAGATACTCATGAAAGGAAACCGGTTAGGGCTATTTATACTCTTGTTTTTTATCAAAATAACAGTAATGGGACAGCAGAACGATAATATACTTAAGATTTGGAATAATAATGGACATAGCCCTGTTGTCCTTTATCTGAGTGGAGATGGTGGATTCAATAGTTTTTCAACGCGTTATTGTGAACTTTTGGGAAGGGAAGGATATACGGTTGGTGCGGTGAATTCAAAAAGCTTTTTTTGGGATAAAAAATCACCCGATCAGATTGCGAAGGAATTGAGTGGTAGCCTTGATAAATTGTTGGTAGGTAGAAAGAATCAAATGGTTTATTTTGTGGGCTACTCCTTTGGGGCAGATGTCATTCCTTTTCTTGTTAATAAATTGACGGGAGAATGGAAACAAAGGCTGCAGGCTGTTGCTCTCTTAGAACCCTCGACTTCTACTGATCTGGAAATCCATGTGTCAGACTTATTTGGGCGTAGTAGTGTTAAGAGAAGTATGGATGTTATAGCAGAGATCAATAAGATGGTTGGTGTGAGAACTGCCATTTTACTGGGTGAAGATGAAATCAGCTTTCCTATGAAACACATTCGTTTGCCAAATTTAGAAGCAATTTATTTGAAAGGGAACCATCATTTTGATGGCAATGCCGCGGATGTAGTGAAAGCTACGGTAAAGCATTTTTCATTCAAGTAA
- a CDS encoding LLM class flavin-dependent oxidoreductase — MELGIGMFGDLHIDPKTGQIQSSQEKLHQIIEQVKLMDEVGLDFFGMGEHHRPDYAVSAPEIILAAAASVTKNIKLGSAVSVLSSADPVKLYQDFSTVDVLSNGRAEIMAGRGSFIESFPLFGYNLNDYGALFEEKLDLLVKLNNQETISWTGKFRPTLVNQQIFPRPVQPKLPIWVAVGGTTSSVIRAGKLGLPVMFAIIGGTFEAFKPLVEMYQQAYADNGHDMSNYQVGVHVHALFGDNSQQVADAYYPIYAAQMNRIGGDRGWPPYQRTQYDFGRSSHGHLIIGDADYAVDKILKIQEALGLTRFSAHMDVGAPSHLDMMKAIEVFGSKIAPQVRAALKKGE; from the coding sequence ATGGAATTAGGAATAGGTATGTTTGGCGATTTGCATATTGATCCCAAAACAGGACAAATACAATCTTCGCAAGAAAAATTGCATCAAATTATTGAACAAGTAAAGTTGATGGATGAAGTAGGCCTTGACTTTTTTGGAATGGGTGAACATCATCGTCCGGACTATGCTGTTTCAGCTCCAGAAATTATATTAGCGGCGGCAGCTTCTGTCACTAAGAACATAAAATTAGGAAGTGCTGTCTCTGTATTGAGTTCTGCAGATCCTGTTAAACTCTATCAGGATTTTTCTACAGTTGATGTTTTATCTAATGGTCGCGCTGAGATTATGGCGGGAAGAGGATCTTTTATTGAGTCATTTCCTTTATTTGGCTATAATCTGAATGATTATGGTGCATTGTTTGAAGAAAAGTTAGATTTATTGGTGAAGTTGAATAATCAAGAGACGATTAGCTGGACGGGTAAATTTCGACCTACATTAGTCAATCAGCAAATATTTCCACGTCCTGTTCAACCCAAATTGCCGATATGGGTGGCTGTGGGTGGCACCACCTCATCTGTTATCCGTGCTGGGAAATTGGGTTTGCCCGTTATGTTTGCCATAATTGGAGGAACTTTCGAAGCTTTCAAACCTTTAGTCGAAATGTATCAACAGGCGTATGCCGATAATGGTCATGATATGTCCAATTATCAAGTTGGTGTACATGTGCATGCTTTGTTTGGTGATAATTCGCAGCAGGTAGCAGATGCTTATTACCCTATTTATGCAGCACAGATGAATCGCATCGGTGGTGATCGCGGCTGGCCTCCTTATCAACGGACCCAGTATGATTTTGGACGTTCATCTCATGGTCATTTGATTATCGGGGATGCCGATTATGCTGTGGATAAGATTTTGAAAATCCAGGAGGCTTTAGGGTTGACACGTTTCTCTGCGCACATGGATGTGGGAGCACCTAGTCACCTTGATATGATGAAAGCAATTGAGGTTTTTGGTTCGAAAATCGCTCCGCAAGTAAGAGCTGCTCTTAAAAAAGGAGAATAA
- a CDS encoding tRNA-(ms[2]io[6]A)-hydroxylase has protein sequence MLGLKLLTDPRWANIAEGNLEEILTDHAWCEQKAASNAISLIMYNSEHEELVHELTAIAIEEMQHFQMVIDIIKERGYTLGKERKDDYVGQLMKFNKKDGSRNMAFIDRLLFAAMIEARSCERFRVLSLNIKDEKLAKFYYDLMVSEANHYTTFLNFARQFSTDVDVDKRWKEWLDFEGELIQSYGTKEAIHG, from the coding sequence ATGTTAGGATTGAAATTGTTAACGGATCCAAGGTGGGCAAATATTGCAGAAGGAAATTTAGAGGAGATACTGACTGATCACGCTTGGTGTGAGCAAAAGGCAGCTTCAAATGCGATTTCTTTAATTATGTACAACTCTGAACATGAAGAGTTGGTACACGAATTGACAGCGATTGCAATTGAGGAAATGCAACATTTCCAAATGGTCATCGATATTATTAAAGAAAGAGGCTATACCCTAGGTAAGGAGCGTAAAGATGATTACGTGGGGCAGTTGATGAAATTCAATAAGAAAGATGGTTCTCGTAATATGGCTTTTATAGACCGTTTACTCTTTGCCGCAATGATTGAGGCGAGAAGTTGTGAACGTTTTAGGGTATTATCTCTAAATATTAAAGATGAAAAGTTAGCGAAGTTCTATTATGACTTAATGGTTTCCGAAGCAAATCATTACACAACGTTTCTTAATTTTGCACGTCAATTTTCGACAGATGTGGATGTGGACAAGCGTTGGAAAGAATGGTTGGATTTTGAAGGAGAACTGATACAGTCTTATGGCACTAAAGAAGCAATACACGGATAG
- a CDS encoding GNAT family N-acetyltransferase — translation MLQIEIQHLEQRHYPDIARIYQQAIDAGNITLATKTSTWEEWDKDHLPAMRFVAIENNVVIGWVALSPVLQRTGYQGVTELSIYIDQHHQGKGLGKILMQHIIDRSEKAGIWTIMSFIFPENEKSIALHLKFGFRLLGTQHQVAQLKGIWMDNCILERRSTLI, via the coding sequence ATGCTACAGATAGAAATACAGCATCTAGAACAAAGGCATTACCCCGATATTGCACGCATCTACCAACAGGCGATCGATGCCGGAAATATCACATTAGCGACAAAGACAAGTACTTGGGAAGAATGGGATAAAGATCATCTGCCCGCGATGCGGTTTGTCGCTATTGAAAACAACGTTGTAATAGGTTGGGTTGCATTATCTCCCGTTTTGCAGCGAACAGGATATCAGGGTGTCACGGAGCTCAGCATTTATATCGATCAACATCATCAAGGCAAAGGACTTGGAAAAATCCTCATGCAACATATCATTGATAGATCTGAGAAAGCTGGTATATGGACGATTATGTCCTTTATTTTTCCTGAGAACGAAAAAAGTATAGCGCTCCATCTAAAATTTGGGTTTCGACTACTGGGCACACAACATCAAGTTGCACAATTAAAGGGCATCTGGATGGACAACTGTATTTTAGAGCGAAGATCAACCTTGATATAA
- the rlmN gene encoding 23S rRNA (adenine(2503)-C(2))-methyltransferase RlmN, producing the protein MTEKSKIIDIRSLSIDQIKEKLTEMGEQGFRAKQIYEWIWVKSCIDFDLMSNLSKPLREKLKENFVIRAVKVKESQISSDRTIKSSFALYDGNIIEGVLIPAPERMTACVSSQVGCSLTCKFCATGYMDRKRNLNADEIYDQVVLIAKQAEEKYNLPLTNIVYMGMGEPLLNYANMMKSVERITSPDGLNMAAKRITVSTAGIAKMIKKLGDDEVRFNLALSLHAANDKKRNEIMPINEQNSLEALADALKYFYAKTKSPITFEYIVFDNFNDELEDAKELARFCKHVPCKVNIIEYNPISLASFVNADADKIEVFANYLKNQGIITNVRRSRGKDIDAACGQLAIKDKEAQEA; encoded by the coding sequence GTGACTGAGAAAAGTAAAATAATTGATATTCGTAGTCTGTCGATAGATCAGATTAAAGAGAAGCTTACTGAAATGGGTGAGCAAGGTTTCCGTGCAAAGCAAATTTATGAGTGGATTTGGGTAAAGTCTTGTATAGATTTTGATTTGATGAGTAACCTCAGTAAACCTTTGCGTGAAAAGCTGAAAGAAAATTTTGTTATTCGTGCAGTCAAGGTTAAGGAATCGCAGATCAGTTCGGATAGAACAATCAAGAGCAGTTTCGCTTTGTACGATGGTAACATCATTGAAGGTGTTTTGATTCCTGCTCCTGAGCGTATGACAGCATGTGTAAGTTCACAGGTAGGCTGTAGTTTGACCTGCAAATTTTGTGCGACAGGCTATATGGACCGTAAACGGAATTTGAATGCGGATGAGATATATGACCAGGTTGTTTTGATTGCAAAACAAGCAGAAGAAAAATATAATCTACCATTAACCAATATCGTGTATATGGGTATGGGTGAGCCGCTATTGAATTATGCCAATATGATGAAATCGGTAGAAAGAATTACTTCTCCTGATGGTTTGAATATGGCTGCAAAACGCATTACAGTATCTACTGCAGGTATTGCTAAGATGATCAAGAAGCTAGGTGACGATGAGGTCAGGTTTAATTTGGCCCTTTCATTACATGCTGCAAATGATAAAAAGCGTAATGAGATCATGCCTATCAATGAGCAAAATTCATTGGAAGCACTTGCGGATGCATTGAAATATTTTTACGCGAAGACTAAAAGCCCAATTACATTTGAATACATCGTTTTTGACAATTTTAATGATGAGTTAGAAGATGCAAAAGAGTTGGCCAGATTCTGTAAACATGTTCCTTGTAAGGTTAATATAATTGAATATAACCCCATCTCATTAGCGAGTTTTGTAAATGCTGATGCAGATAAGATTGAGGTTTTTGCTAATTATCTAAAAAATCAGGGTATCATTACCAATGTGCGTAGAAGTCGTGGAAAAGACATCGATGCGGCATGTGGTCAGTTAGCGATTAAAGATAAAGAAGCTCAAGAAGCTTAA
- a CDS encoding ComF family protein: MMNNQFSQYLSDFLALFFPEICAGCGHVLVRQEKQLCTSCLFHLPITNFHLDLNNQVARQLWGKFPFENATAMLLLKKETRVERILYQIKYANRPQLAYFLGRQYGETLVKSLVFTNVDVIIPIPLHKKKLKKRGYNQSFYLAKGIGMALSKPVLEHGLIRVGESVSQTKKSRLERYDNVQNVFLCADGHSLKGKRVLLVDDVLTTGATLTAAAEQLIAAGCTISVLTLARA; encoded by the coding sequence ATGATGAACAACCAATTTAGCCAGTATTTATCGGACTTTTTAGCACTTTTTTTTCCTGAAATTTGTGCGGGTTGCGGTCATGTCTTAGTCCGTCAAGAAAAACAACTCTGTACTTCCTGTTTATTTCACTTACCGATTACGAACTTTCATTTGGATTTAAACAATCAAGTCGCTCGTCAGCTGTGGGGGAAATTTCCATTTGAAAACGCAACGGCCATGTTATTGCTGAAAAAGGAAACGCGTGTTGAGCGGATTTTGTATCAGATAAAATATGCTAATCGGCCTCAACTAGCTTATTTCCTTGGAAGACAGTATGGAGAAACTTTAGTTAAAAGCCTGGTTTTTACAAATGTGGATGTGATCATCCCTATTCCTTTACATAAAAAAAAGCTTAAGAAAAGAGGCTATAACCAATCATTTTATTTGGCAAAAGGTATTGGAATGGCGTTATCGAAACCGGTTTTAGAACATGGGCTAATACGGGTGGGCGAGTCGGTAAGTCAGACCAAGAAATCAAGATTAGAACGCTATGACAATGTCCAGAATGTGTTTTTATGCGCAGATGGGCATAGTTTGAAAGGTAAACGTGTGCTATTGGTGGATGATGTGTTGACAACGGGAGCTACCCTTACTGCTGCTGCAGAGCAACTTATTGCCGCAGGTTGTACGATATCTGTTTTAACTTTGGCTAGAGCTTAG
- a CDS encoding VanZ family protein, translating to MIRLLLDYKWVMLWAVIVILLCCMPGQNFEKVPSYPGMDKLVHAGMFFVFCTLIYNGVLIQFKGRPSRWVPVIVVSILGILFALLTEALQLYIFTYRTGDWWDLFADSVGIGMSGFAYLLFYVRRK from the coding sequence ATGATAAGATTATTATTAGATTACAAATGGGTAATGCTCTGGGCAGTAATAGTGATTCTACTTTGTTGTATGCCGGGACAAAATTTTGAAAAAGTACCATCTTATCCAGGAATGGATAAACTTGTACACGCAGGGATGTTCTTCGTGTTTTGTACATTAATTTATAATGGCGTATTAATTCAATTCAAAGGTCGTCCATCTCGATGGGTACCCGTCATAGTTGTGAGCATTTTAGGGATCCTATTCGCTTTATTAACAGAAGCTTTACAACTTTATATTTTCACCTACAGAACCGGTGATTGGTGGGATTTATTCGCAGATAGTGTGGGTATTGGAATGTCAGGTTTTGCCTATTTGCTTTTTTACGTAAGACGAAAATAA
- a CDS encoding PadR family transcriptional regulator, translating into MIAENTQIQMRKGILEYCILSIISRGEIYASDIISELKKAQLLVVEGTLYPLLTRLKNNGLLSYIWKESTSGPPRKYYEITEEGLQVLERLDVTWKELLFAVEISLADRINKIDKSI; encoded by the coding sequence ATGATAGCTGAAAATACACAAATACAGATGCGGAAGGGAATACTTGAATATTGTATTCTTTCTATTATTTCCCGAGGGGAGATCTATGCATCAGATATCATCAGCGAACTGAAGAAAGCGCAGCTCTTGGTCGTAGAAGGTACATTATACCCTTTACTAACAAGACTTAAAAATAACGGTTTGCTGAGTTATATATGGAAGGAATCAACATCTGGTCCTCCACGTAAGTACTATGAGATTACGGAAGAAGGGCTTCAGGTTCTGGAGCGCTTGGATGTGACGTGGAAGGAACTGCTGTTTGCAGTGGAGATATCCTTAGCAGATAGAATTAATAAAATCGATAAATCAATATAA
- a CDS encoding PspC domain-containing protein has protein sequence MNKTIIININSIVFHIEEDAYDVLRNYMIDIKKHFGSSEDSKEILEDIENRIAEMFTEKIQLGIKEVLNMDDVNAVIAQMGSVSDFEINEEDQQYTGQKTNYTENSFRTGKKLMRDPEDKVISGVCSGLGHYFGVEARWIRLLFVLFFVIFGSGFLIYIILWIVMPIAVTRADRMEMRGESPNIQNFKRSFEEELSGLKENFSGVGNTFNKGVSSAGNAFGEIIKLFAKVIGLIVAFTIGLSLISLLIALIFFSLGIAGITDRGVIEPLNLIDPTQAPWALAAAFLAVAIPFAGLFYLIIRLLFNRRSMNNYLTTSLFLVWLISLGAMVYYAGSVAKDFKEESRIVEEKPLEVRSIYRINERDVRVIKINGDEGRSNLKIGTNLSEYLQDDIRIRFERIDSTQAPYIKYEYAAKGSNYNLATKRASAINYKAVQDSVNIVFDSHFKLGEKELYRDQKVNVTLYLPVGAKVVLNRDLQRNYADISYYECFNRYENNDVKETEWVMTNLGLKCALPEVVETDDKNEEDVVDDTTVIKRDTIISITPSGVIVESKEKKK, from the coding sequence ATGAACAAGACTATAATTATCAATATAAATAGTATCGTTTTTCATATAGAAGAGGACGCATATGATGTGTTGCGCAATTATATGATTGATATTAAAAAGCATTTCGGAAGTTCGGAAGATAGCAAAGAGATTTTGGAGGATATTGAAAATCGCATTGCAGAAATGTTTACGGAGAAGATTCAGCTCGGAATTAAAGAAGTGTTGAATATGGATGATGTCAATGCTGTAATCGCCCAGATGGGCAGTGTCAGTGATTTTGAAATCAACGAAGAGGATCAACAATATACTGGTCAAAAGACTAATTATACAGAAAATAGCTTTAGAACAGGTAAAAAGCTGATGCGTGACCCTGAAGATAAAGTGATCAGTGGTGTGTGTAGTGGTTTAGGGCATTACTTTGGTGTTGAGGCACGATGGATCAGGCTTTTATTTGTCTTATTTTTTGTAATCTTTGGCTCAGGATTTTTGATTTACATCATTTTATGGATTGTAATGCCGATTGCGGTGACCAGAGCAGACCGTATGGAAATGCGTGGAGAGTCGCCTAACATTCAGAATTTTAAAAGAAGTTTTGAAGAGGAATTGAGTGGCCTAAAAGAGAATTTTTCGGGTGTCGGTAATACTTTTAATAAAGGTGTTTCATCGGCAGGTAATGCGTTTGGAGAAATCATCAAGCTTTTCGCTAAAGTAATCGGTTTAATTGTCGCCTTTACAATTGGTCTAAGCTTGATATCATTGCTGATTGCGCTTATCTTTTTTAGCTTGGGGATTGCAGGGATAACAGACCGTGGCGTGATAGAACCCTTAAATCTGATTGATCCAACTCAGGCTCCATGGGCGCTAGCAGCGGCTTTTTTAGCGGTTGCGATTCCGTTTGCAGGTTTGTTTTACCTGATCATACGTCTTTTGTTTAACCGAAGATCGATGAATAATTATCTGACAACTTCTTTGTTTTTAGTATGGCTTATTTCATTGGGAGCTATGGTCTATTATGCAGGCTCAGTAGCGAAGGACTTTAAAGAAGAAAGTAGAATTGTCGAAGAAAAACCATTGGAGGTTAGGTCTATATATCGTATTAACGAACGTGATGTAAGGGTAATTAAAATTAATGGGGATGAGGGCCGTTCAAATCTGAAGATAGGCACCAATTTGTCGGAATATCTACAGGACGATATCCGTATCCGTTTTGAACGCATTGATTCTACTCAAGCACCTTATATCAAATACGAATATGCCGCTAAGGGTTCTAATTATAATCTAGCAACTAAAAGAGCTTCTGCCATCAATTACAAAGCTGTTCAGGATAGTGTAAATATTGTTTTTGATAGTCACTTTAAATTGGGTGAAAAAGAGTTGTATCGAGATCAAAAAGTAAATGTTACCCTGTATCTCCCTGTTGGAGCAAAAGTAGTATTGAATAGGGATCTGCAACGTAATTATGCTGATATCTCATATTATGAATGTTTTAATCGCTATGAAAATAATGATGTTAAAGAAACAGAATGGGTCATGACGAATCTCGGTTTGAAATGTGCGCTTCCGGAGGTGGTCGAGACGGACGATAAAAATGAAGAAGATGTTGTGGATGATACAACAGTGATTAAGCGCGATACCATCATCAGTATTACTCCAAGTGGCGTCATTGTAGAAAGCAAAGAAAAGAAAAAATAA